One window from the genome of Musa acuminata AAA Group cultivar baxijiao chromosome BXJ1-4, Cavendish_Baxijiao_AAA, whole genome shotgun sequence encodes:
- the LOC135657474 gene encoding uncharacterized protein LOC135657474, with the protein MVKNLMEDKKLDFDAPLLSVRRLSAEAAAAAAAAAASSSSSVPPAYGSGESGRKPPPRRFSLPFYRSELKSGPVCNPGVVPFVWEQTPGQPKSGGGRQPTVEELHSSREATAPPAKLGSSIGIHKSAAFNPSEGAAASPEAAKEEDLKADNRSQQQPTQAPNNTNNNDDDDDDGDVFTDAPDALSRTESFLMNCSVSGLSSFREHVKPSTHASREPQVQDFMMARFLPAAQALASGSPQYTFRKAATPAREPTRATDRLVSENLRRSPLLHHRRPSHSTDDDGEEDDDDYDNHGRTPSGACGLLPKFSLKSSFCLFNPFPGMKHRGRHLPPPRRREIHRPQIKNSSQEEDEGTKLTSKPNRRGDSPTARHSIGGAVSPYRYEAPPSPFREGRGFLGVPGKESKTTNIEDGNRLDLKKTHADVAHHPEAEDSDMNSVSPLQSPLPLLPPQSPSESWLLHTMPSVSSKKNPTPWSFLGLGLQPRKQALTHLEQKTNAEPSKPQRRHARFAE; encoded by the exons ATGGTGAAGAATTTGATGGAGGACAAGAAGCTCGACTTCGACGCCCCGCTCCTCTCCGTCCGGCGACTCTCTGCtgaagcggcggcagcggcggcggcggcggcggcttcttcttcttcttcggttccaCCCGCTTATGGGAGTGGAGAGAGCGGCAGGAAGCCACCGCCGCGTAGATTCTCGCTCCCTTTCTACAGGTCGGAGTTGAAGTCCGGCCCTGTGTGCAACCCCGGCGTCGTGCCCTTCGTCTGGGAGCAGACGCCCGGCCAGCCGAAGAGTGGTGGCGGCAGGCAACCGACGGTCGAGGAGCTGCATTCTTCACGGGAAGCCACGGCGCCGCCCGCGAAGCTCGGCAGTAGTATCGGGATTCATAAATCCGCCGCCTTCAATCCCAGTGAAGGCGCCGCAGCATCCCCTGAAGCGGCCAAGGAGGAGGACTTGAAGGCGGACAATAGGTCACAGCAGCAGCCGACTCAGGCGCCCAACAACACAAACAAcaacgacgacgatgacgacgacggcGACGTATTCACGGACGCGCCGGACGCGCTGTCGAGGACGGAATCCTTCCTCATGAACTGCAGCGTGAGCGGCCTCAGTAGTTTCCGCGAACACGTCAAGCCTTCGACCCACGCCTCGAGAGAGCCGCAGGTGCAGGACTTCATGATGGCAAGGTTCTTGCCCGCCGCCCAGGCGCTGGCGTCGGGCTCGCCGCAGTACACCTTCAGGAAAGCGGCTACTCCAGCCCGAGAGCCAACGAGGGCGACCGACAGGCTTGTGAGCGAGAATCTAAGAAGGTCTCCTCTCCTCCACCATCGAAGGCCTTCGCATAGCACTGACGACGACGGTGAAGAAGACGATGATGACTACGACAACCATGGCCGAACGCCTTCGGGAGCTTGCGGGTTGCTTCCAAAGTTCTCTCTGAAGAGCTCATTTTGCCTCTTCAATCCGTTCCCCGGGATGAAGCATCGCGGCCGTCATCTGCCTCCGCCGAGGAGAAGAGAAATCCATCGCCCACAGATCAAAAACTCGAgtcaagaagaagatgaaggcaCCAAACTAACAAGCAAACCCAACCGTCGGGGCGATTCGCCGACAGCCCGGCATTCTATCGGTGGAGCAGTATCACCATACAGGTACGAAGCTCCTCCATCACCTTTCCGCGAAGGGAGAGGTTTTCTTGGAGTTCCCGGCAAAGAAAGCAAAACTACCAACATCGAAGATGGAAACCGGCTAGATTTGAAGAAAACGCATGCCGATGTTGCTCACCATCCTGAAGCAGAAGACTCGGACATGAACAGTGTTAGTCCCCTGCAGTCTCCTCTGCCATTACTGCCTCCTCAATCACCATCAGAGTCCTGGCTTCTCCACACCATGCCTTCTGTCTCATCCAAGAAGAATCCAACTCCATGGTCCTTTTTGGGGCTTGGCTTACAGCCTAGGAAACAAGCTCTCACTCATCTGGAGCAGAAAACAAATGCCGAACCTTCCAAGCCACAGCGTCGCCATGCGCGCTTTGCAGAG TAG
- the LOC135657439 gene encoding ras-related protein RABA1f, whose product MAYRADDDYDYLFKVVLIGDSGVGKSNLLSRFTRDEFSLESKSTIGVEFATRSIRVEDKVIKAQIWDTAGQERYRAITSAYYRGAVGALVVYDITRHVTFENIERWLKELRDHTDSNIVIMLVGNKADLRHLRAVNTEDAKDFSEKENAFFMETSALESMNVENAFTEVLTQIYRVVSRKSLEAGDDPADLPKGQTINVGTKDDVSAVKKAGCCSS is encoded by the exons ATGGCGTACAGGGCGGACGATGATTACGACTACCTTTTCAAGGTTGTGCTGATCGGGGACTCCGGCGTCGGAAAATCGAACCTGCTCTCGCGGTTCACCCGGGACGAGTTCAGCCTCGAGTCCAAGTCCACCATCGGCGTCGAGTTCGCCACCCGAAGCATTCGCGTGGAGGACAAGGTTATCAAGGCCCAGATTTGGGATACCGCTGGCCAAGAGAG ATACCGAGCGATCACAAGTGCGTATTATCGGGGAGCAGTTGGTGCGCTAGTTGTCTATGATATCacacgtcatgtgacatttgagaacATAGAGAGATGGTTGAAGGAACTCAGAGATCACACTGATTCCAATATTGTGATCATGCTAGTGGGAAACAAGGCAGATCTACGACATCTTAGGGCTGTTAATACTGAGGATGCAAAGGATTTTTCTGAGAAGGAGAACGCGTTCTTCATGGAGACATCTGCTCTGGAATCAATGAATGTGGAAAATGCCTTTACTGAAGTGCTGACCCAGATATATCGAGTGGTGAGCAGGAAGTCACTTGAAGCTGGTGATGATCCAGCAGATTTGCCGAAGGGTCAGACGATCAATGTCGGCACCAAGGATGATGTATCCGCTGTTAAGAAAGCTGGTTGCTGCTCATCTTAG
- the LOC135657453 gene encoding ubiquitin-conjugating enzyme E2 36-like has product MANSNLPRRIIKETQRLLSEPAPGISASPSEDNMRYFNVMILGPSQSPYEGGVFKLELFLPEEYPMAAPKVRFLTKIYHPNIDKLGRICLDILKDKWSPALQIRTVLLSIQALLSAPNPDDPLSDNIAKHWKTNEAEAVETAKEWTRLYASGA; this is encoded by the exons ATGGCCAACAGCAATCTTCCTCGAAGGATCATCAAG GAGACGCAGCGGCTTCTCAGCGAACCAG CTCCGGGAATAAGTGCTTCCCCGTCGGAAGACAACATGCGCTACTTCAACGTGATGATTCTCGGGCCGTCCCAGTCTCCGTATGAAG GAGGAGTATTCAAGCTTGAGTTGTTTTTACCCGAAGAATATCCAATGGCTGCCCCAAAG GTCCGCTTCCTCACCAAAATTTATCATCCTAATATTGACAAG CTTGGAAGAATATGCCTAGACATTCTAAAAGACAAGTGGAGTCCAGCTCTCCAAATTAGAACAGTACTTCTCAG TATTCAAGCTCTTCTCAGTGCCCCAAATCCAGATGATCCACTTTCAGACAACATTGCAAAGCATTGGAAGACAAACGAAGCAGAAGCAGTGGAAACAG CTAAGGAATGGACCCGTCTATATGCTTCTGGGGCATGA
- the LOC135657416 gene encoding interactor of constitutive active ROPs 1-like has protein sequence MAGSVGVPQRLSPLDLKTTGRQRAPPCRPEVSPRAALQVRKKGTMVADKKTRLSTAREELNEEKPQRENKSMDAFEVVSREEEKMTAIERRNDDEDDAAVAAEEEEKESKAVAVLPVSPEVDHLKVKLLEKEKEAEILVVENAILKTNAEAEAKKMAGAARAKEAELMAKLESTEEELKASRAKADRLAEQLEAAEGAKTALEAEMRRLRAQTEQWRKAAEAGAAALDAEGRSCGSMDKRLEAWHVGWGSPLMAGDMDDDGAGGAACGGIMKGGGVWTVVDIWKKKKKGGQQQ, from the exons ATGGCGGGCAGCGTCGGTGTTCCTCAGCGGCTGTCACCGCTCGACCTGAAGACCACAGGCCGACAGCGTGCACCGCCATGTCGCCCCGAAGTGTCCCCCCGTGCTGCGTTGCAAGTG AGGAAGAAAGGCACGATGGTGGCCGACAAGAAGACCAGGCTGAGCACAGCCAGGGAGGAGCTCAATGAAGAGAAACCTCAACGGGAAAACAAGTCGATGGATGCCTTTGAAGTAGTATCGAGGGAAGAGGAGAAAATGACAGCCATTGAGAGAAGAAACGATGATGAGGACGACGCGGCGGTCGCtgcagaggaagaggaaaaggagaGCAAAGCAGTGGCGGTGCTTCCTGTGAGCCCGGAGGTAGACCACCTAAAGGTCAAGCTgttggagaaggagaaggaagcgGAGATTCTCGTGGTAGAGAATGCGATCTTGAAGACGAACGCCGAGGCGGAGGCGAAGAAGATGGCGGGCGCAGCACGGGCAAAGGAAGCGGAGCTCATGGCGAAGCTGGAGTCGACGGAGGAGGAGCTCAAAGCGAGCAGAGCCAAAGCGGACCGGCTGGCGGAGCAGCTGGAGGCGGCGGAGGGGGCGAAGACGGCGCTGGAGGCGGAGATGAGGCGGCTGAGGGCGCAGACGGAGCAGTGGCGGAAGGCGGCGGAGGCGGGCGCCGCGGCGCTGGACGCGGAGGGGAGAAGCTGCGGGTCGATGGACAAGCGCCTCGAGGCCTGGCACGTCGGTTGGGGGTCGCCACTGATGGCAGGGGACATGGACGACGACGGTGCTGGCGGGGCGGCGTGCGGCGGGATAATGAAGGGAGGCGGAGTTTGGACGGTGGTAGAcatttggaagaagaagaagaaggggggaCAGCAGCAATGA
- the LOC135657490 gene encoding multiprotein-bridging factor 1b-like, whose protein sequence is MAGTGPIAQDWEPVVLRKKAPTAAAKKDEKAVNAARRSGADIETVKKSNAGTNKAASSSTTLNTRKLDEETENLSHGRVPSELKKNLMQARLDKKLTQAQLAQQINEKPQVIQEYESGKAIPNQQIITKLERVLGVKLRGKK, encoded by the exons ATGGCCGGGACTGGTCCGATCGCGCAGGACTGGGAGCCCGTTGTGCTCCGCAAGAAGGCGCCCACCGCCGCCGCCAAGAAGGACGAGAAGGCCGTCAACGCCGCCCGCCGCAGCGGGGCCGACATCGAGACCGTCAAGAAGT CTAATgctggcaccaacaaggctgctTCAAGCAGCACGACCCTGAATACAAGGAAGCTGGATGAGGAAACCGAGAACCTTTCTC ATGGACGAGTGCCGTCTGAACTGAAGAAAAATCTCATGCAAGCTCGGCTGGACAAGAAGCTAACCCAGGCTCAACTTGCACAG CAAATCAATGAGAAGCCCCAAGTGATTCAAGAATACGAGTCAGGGAAGGCCATTCCAAATCAACAGATAATTACCAAACTGGAAAGGGTGCTCGGAGTGAAGCTTCGAGGTAAAAAGTAG